From a region of the Paralichthys olivaceus isolate ysfri-2021 chromosome 4, ASM2471397v2, whole genome shotgun sequence genome:
- the stx2b gene encoding syntaxin-2 isoform X4, whose amino-acid sequence MKDRLAELTASSTQAEEDVAVTVDRDGFMESFFRRVEEVRGLLDKIAYQVEEVRKIHSMILTAPNPDDRTKDQLDALTNDIKGNANVVRTKLKSMEQSMPKDDAANRSSVDFRIQKTQHTVLSRKFVEVMTQYNETQVSFRERSKGRIQRQLEITGRVTTNEELENMLESGNPSIFTSDIISDSQITRQAVNEIESRHQDIIRLESSIRELHAMFMDMAMLVETQGEMVDNIEKNVSNAAEYILRAKEETKKAVRYQKKSRRKRLCLATCVAGGFLFLLIIIVGVFE is encoded by the exons ATGAAGGATCGACTGGCCGAGCTGACTGCT agcagcacacaAGCAGAGGAGGATGTTGCAGTCACAGTGGACAGAGATGGCTTCATGGAGAGCTTCTTCAGGAGG GTTGAAGAAGTCAGAGGACTCCTTGATAAGATCGCCTACCaagtggaggaggtgaggaagatCCACAGCATGATCCTGACTGCACCCAACCCTGATGACA gaaCAAAGGATCAACTGGATGCACTGACCAACGATATCAAAGGGAACGCCAACGTGGTGCgaacaaaattaaaat CCATGGAGCAGAGTATGCCCAAAGATGATGCAGCCAACAGATCCTCTGTTGACTTCAGGATCCAGAAAACACAG CACACAGTGCTGTCCAGGAAGTTTGTGGAGGTCATGACCCAGTACAATGAGACGCAAGTGTCCTTTCGGGAAAGAAGCAAAGGACGGATCCAGAGACAGCTGGAGATAA cTGGAAGAGTGACCACTAATGAGGAGCTGGAGAACATGTTAGAAAGTGGAaatccatccatctttacatctgAT ATCATTTCTGATTCCCAGATCACGCGTCAGGCCGTGAACGAGATAGAGTCTCGACACCAAGACATCATTCGTCTGGAGTCGAGCATCAGAGAGCTCCATGCCATGTTCATGGACATGGCAATGCTGGTAGAAACTCAG GGGGAAATGGTTGACAACATTGAGAAGAACGTCTCCAACGCAGCCGAATACATTCTCCGTGCAAAGGAAGAGACCAAAAAAGCAGTGCGATACCAGAAAAAATCCCGGAGG AAACGTCTCTGCCTTGCCACGTGTGTGGCTGGAGGTTTCCTATTTTTACTCATCATAATAGTCGGAGTCTTTGAGTGA
- the stx2b gene encoding syntaxin-2 isoform X3, protein MKDRLAELTASSTQAEEDVAVTVDRDGFMESFFRRVEEVRGLLDKIAYQVEEVRKIHSMILTAPNPDDKGTKDQLDALTNDIKGNANVVRTKLKSMEQSMPKDDAANRSSVDFRIQKTQHTVLSRKFVEVMTQYNETQVSFRERSKGRIQRQLEITGRVTTNEELENMLESGNPSIFTSDIISDSQITRQAVNEIESRHQDIIRLESSIRELHAMFMDMAMLVETQGEMVDNIEKNVSNAAEYILRAKEETKKAVRYQKKSRRKRLCLATCVAGGFLFLLIIIVGVFE, encoded by the exons ATGAAGGATCGACTGGCCGAGCTGACTGCT agcagcacacaAGCAGAGGAGGATGTTGCAGTCACAGTGGACAGAGATGGCTTCATGGAGAGCTTCTTCAGGAGG GTTGAAGAAGTCAGAGGACTCCTTGATAAGATCGCCTACCaagtggaggaggtgaggaagatCCACAGCATGATCCTGACTGCACCCAACCCTGATGACA aaggaaCAAAGGATCAACTGGATGCACTGACCAACGATATCAAAGGGAACGCCAACGTGGTGCgaacaaaattaaaat CCATGGAGCAGAGTATGCCCAAAGATGATGCAGCCAACAGATCCTCTGTTGACTTCAGGATCCAGAAAACACAG CACACAGTGCTGTCCAGGAAGTTTGTGGAGGTCATGACCCAGTACAATGAGACGCAAGTGTCCTTTCGGGAAAGAAGCAAAGGACGGATCCAGAGACAGCTGGAGATAA cTGGAAGAGTGACCACTAATGAGGAGCTGGAGAACATGTTAGAAAGTGGAaatccatccatctttacatctgAT ATCATTTCTGATTCCCAGATCACGCGTCAGGCCGTGAACGAGATAGAGTCTCGACACCAAGACATCATTCGTCTGGAGTCGAGCATCAGAGAGCTCCATGCCATGTTCATGGACATGGCAATGCTGGTAGAAACTCAG GGGGAAATGGTTGACAACATTGAGAAGAACGTCTCCAACGCAGCCGAATACATTCTCCGTGCAAAGGAAGAGACCAAAAAAGCAGTGCGATACCAGAAAAAATCCCGGAGG AAACGTCTCTGCCTTGCCACGTGTGTGGCTGGAGGTTTCCTATTTTTACTCATCATAATAGTCGGAGTCTTTGAGTGA
- the stx2b gene encoding syntaxin-2 isoform X2 has protein sequence MKDRLAELTASSTQAEEDVAVTVDRDGFMESFFRRVEEVRGLLDKIAYQVEEVRKIHSMILTAPNPDDRTKDQLDALTNDIKGNANVVRTKLKSMEQSMPKDDAANRSSVDFRIQKTQHTVLSRKFVEVMTQYNETQVSFRERSKGRIQRQLEITGRVTTNEELENMLESGNPSIFTSDIISDSQITRQAVNEIESRHQDIIRLESSIRELHAMFMDMAMLVETQGEMVDNIEKNVSNAAEYILRAKEETKKAVRYQKKSRRKCIILAFALLILLAVIALIVGLSVGLTKRPV, from the exons ATGAAGGATCGACTGGCCGAGCTGACTGCT agcagcacacaAGCAGAGGAGGATGTTGCAGTCACAGTGGACAGAGATGGCTTCATGGAGAGCTTCTTCAGGAGG GTTGAAGAAGTCAGAGGACTCCTTGATAAGATCGCCTACCaagtggaggaggtgaggaagatCCACAGCATGATCCTGACTGCACCCAACCCTGATGACA gaaCAAAGGATCAACTGGATGCACTGACCAACGATATCAAAGGGAACGCCAACGTGGTGCgaacaaaattaaaat CCATGGAGCAGAGTATGCCCAAAGATGATGCAGCCAACAGATCCTCTGTTGACTTCAGGATCCAGAAAACACAG CACACAGTGCTGTCCAGGAAGTTTGTGGAGGTCATGACCCAGTACAATGAGACGCAAGTGTCCTTTCGGGAAAGAAGCAAAGGACGGATCCAGAGACAGCTGGAGATAA cTGGAAGAGTGACCACTAATGAGGAGCTGGAGAACATGTTAGAAAGTGGAaatccatccatctttacatctgAT ATCATTTCTGATTCCCAGATCACGCGTCAGGCCGTGAACGAGATAGAGTCTCGACACCAAGACATCATTCGTCTGGAGTCGAGCATCAGAGAGCTCCATGCCATGTTCATGGACATGGCAATGCTGGTAGAAACTCAG GGGGAAATGGTTGACAACATTGAGAAGAACGTCTCCAACGCAGCCGAATACATTCTCCGTGCAAAGGAAGAGACCAAAAAAGCAGTGCGATACCAGAAAAAATCCCGGAGG AAATGCATCATCCTTGCCTTTGCTCTGTTGATCCTGCTTGCTGTCATTGCACTAATTGTTGGCCTGTCTGTTGGACTAACCAAACGTCCTGTATGA
- the stx2b gene encoding syntaxin-2 isoform X1 codes for MKDRLAELTASSTQAEEDVAVTVDRDGFMESFFRRVEEVRGLLDKIAYQVEEVRKIHSMILTAPNPDDKGTKDQLDALTNDIKGNANVVRTKLKSMEQSMPKDDAANRSSVDFRIQKTQHTVLSRKFVEVMTQYNETQVSFRERSKGRIQRQLEITGRVTTNEELENMLESGNPSIFTSDIISDSQITRQAVNEIESRHQDIIRLESSIRELHAMFMDMAMLVETQGEMVDNIEKNVSNAAEYILRAKEETKKAVRYQKKSRRKCIILAFALLILLAVIALIVGLSVGLTKRPV; via the exons ATGAAGGATCGACTGGCCGAGCTGACTGCT agcagcacacaAGCAGAGGAGGATGTTGCAGTCACAGTGGACAGAGATGGCTTCATGGAGAGCTTCTTCAGGAGG GTTGAAGAAGTCAGAGGACTCCTTGATAAGATCGCCTACCaagtggaggaggtgaggaagatCCACAGCATGATCCTGACTGCACCCAACCCTGATGACA aaggaaCAAAGGATCAACTGGATGCACTGACCAACGATATCAAAGGGAACGCCAACGTGGTGCgaacaaaattaaaat CCATGGAGCAGAGTATGCCCAAAGATGATGCAGCCAACAGATCCTCTGTTGACTTCAGGATCCAGAAAACACAG CACACAGTGCTGTCCAGGAAGTTTGTGGAGGTCATGACCCAGTACAATGAGACGCAAGTGTCCTTTCGGGAAAGAAGCAAAGGACGGATCCAGAGACAGCTGGAGATAA cTGGAAGAGTGACCACTAATGAGGAGCTGGAGAACATGTTAGAAAGTGGAaatccatccatctttacatctgAT ATCATTTCTGATTCCCAGATCACGCGTCAGGCCGTGAACGAGATAGAGTCTCGACACCAAGACATCATTCGTCTGGAGTCGAGCATCAGAGAGCTCCATGCCATGTTCATGGACATGGCAATGCTGGTAGAAACTCAG GGGGAAATGGTTGACAACATTGAGAAGAACGTCTCCAACGCAGCCGAATACATTCTCCGTGCAAAGGAAGAGACCAAAAAAGCAGTGCGATACCAGAAAAAATCCCGGAGG AAATGCATCATCCTTGCCTTTGCTCTGTTGATCCTGCTTGCTGTCATTGCACTAATTGTTGGCCTGTCTGTTGGACTAACCAAACGTCCTGTATGA